AGCGTGGGGATCTCGCCGATCGACCAGGCGATGCCGCCGCCGAGGTACTGATCCTCCATCGGAGTCGGCCCCCAGGTGCGCCCCATGGAGCCGAACCACTCGGCGACCATGAGCCCCTCCTGCATCATGATCGCGATGCCGAAGAACGCGTGCATCGCCATGACCGCGATCAACGTGATCAGACGGCCTGCATACGGCAGCCGATACGGCACCGGGTCGATGCCGACAAGGCTCATCACGAACAGGTAGCCGGTGATGAGGAAGTGGATGACCATCCACTCGTGGCCGAGATGCTCGTACATAGACCACCGCACGAGGTCGGTGAAGTAGAACGCCCACAGCGACCCGATGAAGAGCCCGGCGGCGACGAAGGGATGGGTGATGATCCGCGAGAAGGGCGAGTGCACCGCCCACATGATCCATTCCCGCCCGCCACGGGTGCCGTCGTCGCGCTTGTGGATCGCGCGCAGCGCGAGGGTGATCGGCGCCCCCGAGACCAGCAGCAGCGGGATCGCCATCGTGAGCATCATGTGCCCGAGCATGTGCACGCTGAAGAGGTAGTCCTGGTACAGGTTGATCGGACCGCACGTGACCCAGACGAGCATGAGCAGCCCGAGCGTCCAGAACACCGTGCGGTAGATCGGCCAGCGGTCACCCCGACGATGCATGCGCCAGACGCCGGCGAGGTAGAAGAACAGTCCGAGTGCTGCTCCCATCGCCCAGAGGATGTCGATGTCCCACCCCGTGAACCATCTGTCGATCGTGAACTCCGGGGGCAGCGGGGAATCGGTGAGCAGTTCGGCCGGCGTCTTCAGAATCGCCGCCGTCTCTCCGGTCGGCGGAGGCGTGCGCGCGAGCGCCGCGGCGGCTCCGGATGCCAAACCCATCAACGCGACTTCGCAGAGCACCAGCATCCAGAACCAGCGCGAAGCCCGCTCACCGCCCAGTCGAGGGATCAAGCGCGCGCGGTACCAGGCGCCGAGCAGGCCCATCCCGCCGAGCAGAACGACTTTGGCGAGGATGATGACGCCGTACGGCGTCCAGAGCCCGTCCCAACCGCCCAGGCCGACCGTCGAGCGCATGATGCCGGAGACGGCGACGACGAAGAACGCGGCGATCGCGAGGGACGAGTAGCGGCGGACGAGGGCTGTCTGATCGGTGCCCTTCTGCCCGCGCAGTACGACCAGAAGGATGAGACCGCCCAGCCAGACCGCCGCGCCGACGGTGTGCAGCAGGATCGAGTTGACGGCGATGACGTGGCCGGCGAGCTCACCCGAGTGGCCCTGATTCGCCATCGGGAGCAATGCTGCAGCGGCGATGCCCGCCGTGATGAGAGTGGACGTCCAGCCGCGCCACGCGAACGCGAGGATCGTGACCAGCGCGCCCATGATCGTCGTGATGAGCCATGCCTGACCGAGAGGCAGCGTGAGCAGGAATCGCCCCAGCTGCTCGCCGAACTGCTGTTCGAGGCTGAGCTGGACGTTGAAAGCGCCGAGGAAGGTCAGGAACGCGGTCACAGCCGATGAGACGGTGAACACGGCCGCACCGACGGATGCAGTGTCCAGCGCCGTCTCGAACGGCTTCTCTCCTGCTCGCAAGGCGAACAGCGCGAGAACCATCGAGCCGATCATGACGGCCGCGCTGATGTTGTTGACCATCCGCGCGACCGGGAGACCCCAGCGCACGAAGGCTCCTGGGTCACTGATCAGCAGCGGTGCTGCACCCCCGCCGAACTGCAGTGCCGCCACGAGGGCGACGGCGGCCGCGACGGCGAGGATGAGGAGCCCGGCCACGCGGTACGCCGACGCGCGTGAAGTGCGCAGGTCGGGAGAAGTCACCCTTCCAGCCTAAGCGCGCGCGGCGTGGGCGAAGCACGGGTCGCAACGCACGCCCCATCCCGCTCCGGCACAGACCTCCCCCGGGGCACAGCACTCCTCCCGGCACAGCACGAAGGCCGCCCCCGGAGGGACGGCCTTCGAAAGGAGCGGTCTTACTTGACGGCTGCCTTGAGCTTGGAACCAGCGGTCACCTTGACGCGCTTGCCGGCCGGGATCTTGATCTCGGCGCCGGTCTGGGGGTTGCGGCCCGTGCGAGCTGCGGTGTCGACCTGCTCGAACGAGATCCAGCCCGGGATCGAGACCTTGCTGCCCTTTGCAACGGCGTCGGAGACCGTGCCGAAGAGCGCGTCGAGGACACCGGAGACGGTGGCCTGGCTCTGGCCGGTGGCGCTTGCGATGCTCGCGACGAGCTCGGTCTTGGTGATGGACTTGTCAGCCATGTCATCCTCCAGCGACAAAGTGTCGCATCGTTATGGTTCGGGAAGCGGATGCCGCCCGCTGGTCGAGTGACCGCCTCGAATGTATCAACCACTGCCCACATTTCCGCGTCATTTCGCGGGTTTTGGGCTTTTCACCCGCGTGTCGCTTCACTTTGGTCACTCTGTTCACAGATTTCGGCTCTCTCCGGGCCACCCTGACCCGCGCGAACCGGAGGAGATCACACGAACCGGAGGAGCGGATGCTGCACCCACGCCCTCCCTTTCGTGCGAAGTCCTCCGGTTCGCGCGGCCATGTCACTCGTCCTTCGACAGCGCGCACTCACGCCAGGTGCAGGCCCTGGGCGACGGCATCCATGATGAGGGCCTGCACGCGCGGCCATCCGTTCATCACCTGGTGGTAGCTGACTCGGATGACGTGATACCCGCGGAGCTTGAGACGCGCGTCATGCTCGATATCGCTCGAGCGCTGCGCGCCGACATGGTGCCCACCGTCGATCTGCAGCACGAGCCGCTCGCCGATCAGAAGATCGACCGGCCTGTCCAGAATCCATGCTTGCGGGGTCAAGGGCAGCTTCATCCAGCGCAACCGATGAGGGACCATCGTCTCGAGCCCGGAATCCGCGAAGGGGCGCGCGGCATCCAGAACCATCGTCGCTGCGGGAGGCAGCGGAAGCCGGGCGAGCGCCGCCCTATCGACGAGCTGCTTGTTGAGCGCCGACTCCCACACGACGAGGGCCTCCTCGAACGGCCTGCACGTGGCCGTCAGCACGAGCGCGTTCTCCAGCGAGTCCTCGCACTCGTCGGGATTGCGCGGAAGGACAGGCCGAGCCCAGTGCACGATCGCATCGCCCGCGTCGACGCGTCCTGAGTGAGATGCCGCCGCGACATGGACCTGTGAACTGTCCGGCACCCAAAGGCCGCATCGGGCGGCGACCGTGATGCAGCTGAGGACAACGCCGCGCTTCGCCGCCGCCACCTTCATCCGATCGGCGTCGGGCAGGGCGACCCATCCGTTTCGGACCGTCCTGACCTCGCCAGATGCTTTCAGCGTCCGCAGCACATGAGGGCTCACTCCCGCGAGGATCAGGGAGCGCGTACGAGCGACGCCACCACGTTCTCGCAACTCCGCGATGAGGTTCATGTCTGAAGAATGCGCCGTCGGGCTCTCGTTCGAGGGGCGCTATCCCGCGAATGTTGGCAAGCGCGCAGCATCCGATGTCAGTGCAGGACAGGTTGCGACGATCCGGAACGGAGGAGATCGCACGAACCGGAGGAGCGGATGCTGCTTCCGCATCCTCCACTTCGTGCGAAGTCCTCCGGTTCGGTGCAGATGGCAGGGCGGCGGGCAGGGGCAGATGGCAGGGCGGCGGGGGGCAAGGGGGCAGACGCAACGCGGAGGCGCACACACCTGCCCGGCACACGTCCAAGGCACGCAAAAGGGGCGAGGATCCGAAGATCCTCGCCCCTTTGAAAGCGTTGCTTACCAGCTCGACTTGGTGATGCCGGGCAGTTCGCCACGGTGTGCCATGTCGCGGAAGCGCACACGCGAGATGCCGAACTTCGTCAGCATGCCACGGGGGCGGCCGTCGATGGCGTCACGCGAACGGACGCGCACCGGCGATGCGTTGCGCGGCAGCTTCTGCAGGCCGAGGCGTGCAGCCTCGCGGGCCTCGTCGGTGGCGGCCGGGTCGACCAGGGTCTTCTTCAGCTCGGCACGACGCGCGGCGTAGCGCTCGACGATGACCTTGCGCTGCTCGTTGCGAGCGATCTTGCTCTTCTTAGCCATGTTTAGCGCTCCTCTCGGAATTCGACGTGCTTGCGGACGACCGGGTCGTACTTCTTCAGCACGAGACGGTCGGGGGTGTTGCGACGGTTCTTCTTGGTCACGTACGTGAACCCGGTGCCTGCCGTCGAACGCAGCTTGATGATCGGACGGATGTCCTGAGACTTCTTAGCCATTAGAGCTTCACACCCTTCGCCTTGAGGTCCTTGACCACGTTCTCGATGCCGCGGACGTCGATCACCTTGATGCCCTTTGCGGACACGTTCAGGGTGACCTTACGGCCGAGCGAAGGCACGAAATAGGTCTTCTTCTGCACGTTCGGGTCGAAGCGACGCTTCGTCCGGCGGTGCGAGTGCGAGATGTTGTGACCGAAGCCGGGAACAGCTCCTGTCACCTGGCACACTGCTGCCATGTGATTACTCCTTCATTACCGTGAAACCGGACGGTCTCACCCAAGATCCCTTGTCTGCGCGCCGCACCTCTTCGACAAGCTCAGAGGGAGACAGCACACGAACTACGCACAGGAGTGTGCGCAGACAAAGAGTCAGTCTAGCATGGCCTGCGCGTCAGCTGCGCCTCGCCCCCAGCGGAACGGCGACACCGACGGATCGCCCTCGATCCAGAAGCGCCAGGGGAATGCATGGGTGCCCGCGTGCCCCGCCACCCCGACGCGCGGACCGGTCGCGACGCGCTCGACGGGCTGCGCCAGCCACAGCTCGGCACTGACGTCGTGCAGCTCCGCTCCGGTGATCGCATCGATCCCATCGTGGACCGGATGCCGAAGACCCGAGACCTGCCCGAATCGTCCAGGTCCGCGGGCGAGATCACGCCCTGCTCGACCCGATCGCGCGATCGCGGCATCCGTTCCCTCGACCACGGAGCCGGCGCGCAGCAGCACCCCGCCGGCGATCCCGTCGGGCGCGCACACGACGTTGACGCAGGAGTGGATGCCATGGCTGAGGTACACGTAGAGGTGTCCCGGCTCGCCCCACATCGTGGCGTTGCGTGCAGTTCTGCCCATGCGTGCGTGAGAGCCAGGGTCCGCCAACTCGCCAGTGCCCTGGCCGTGATAAGCCTCGACCTCGGTGATCCGCAGCCGCACCCCGACGCCGGCGACGACGGTGCGCAACTCACCGCCGAGCAGTCTGGGCGCCACCTCGAGCGGCAGAGCGTCGAGGTCGCCTCGAGTCGCGCGGCGGAGCGTCATGAGTTCAGAACGTCGGTGCCATCTGGCACCACGAGGCGTCGAAACCCGTGAGCACGACCATCTCCTCGCCGGAGCGCAGGTCGATCAGGTGCGTCTGCATGGTTCTGGGAAGCGGCACGAGCATGTCGTCATAAGGGTTCTCGACCAGTCTCGGCGCAACCGTCACCGCTACGTACTGCCCGCTCGGCGATGGGCACGCCTGCAGGATCGCGTTGCCGGAGGCGACCTCGAACAGGGAGGATGCCGCACCTTCGTCGTCGACTCTGATGATGGCCTGCCCGGTGGGGAGACCATCATCACCACGAGCGACGACGTGCCGCAGCGTGCCGCCGGGATACGGGGCGATCGTGGTCGCCGGGCCGAAGGCGGGCTCGGATGCAGCGAGCGGAGTCTCGGAACCGTCGGCGAGATTCAACTCCATGGTGCTGCCGTCTGCCCGCTTCACGATGGCCGTGTAGGTGCCGCGCGAGATGCCGAGAAGGCTCATGGCGATGCCCATGTTCTGTGCCCCTGCATCACCGGATCGGTCATCGAGAGAGAGCGTGCCGGCGAAGTCGATGAACAGCACCGCGGCCGAATCCGGCACGAACTGCCACTCGGCGATGCTGGCCTCATCATCACCGACCTCGACGATGTGCGGTTCGTCGTCACCGGAGAGCGATTGGGTGACGAGCACGCTCGCGCGGCCGCTGTCCTCGCTGAGTTCCCGGTCCGAATAGGTGTAGCCGACCAGCCCGCCCCGTTCAGAGACCTGTACGGAACTGACGTAGCCGTCGCCCGGGAGCTTCAGTTCACGGACGTTGTCGCCGTCGTGGTCCATGACCAGGATCCGCGACCCGTCGTCGTCTTCGACGGCGACGACGAGCCGGGTCGTCGTCGAACGATAGTCGTTGATGCGCGGGTGGGTGAACACGGGCACCGCGTTCTCGCCACCGAGGTCGGTGCGGAAGATCGAGTCGTCGTCTTCGGAGCGGTTGAGCAGGAAGATCTTTGCGGCCGGCGTCGTGAACGTGGTCGAGAGATCGGATGCCGGCCCCCCACCGACGCCCGTGGCACCTGCCACATCGACGGTGTACTCGGTCGCATCGTCGAGAGGGACCGTGAAGCGGATGCCGATGCTCCGGCCTGCGGCATCCACCGTGAACGGAACTGCCGGCTCGACCGTCACCTGGGACTCGTCGATCTCCTGCAGCGACTGGTTGGCCGTGAGGATGACGCGGCTGCCGGAGACCTCGATGGCCTCCGCCGCATCGACCTGCACCTGGCTCACGCGCGGCCCCTGGAAGAGGCTGACCGCACCGAGACCGCCGACCACGACGACGAGTACGGCGACCACAGCGAGGATCGTGTACAGAAAGCGGCGATCCTTGGGAGCGGCGACGCGATGGGGTGCCGCGCTGGTGGAGCTATGAGCCGGCTCGGCGGCAGGCTCAGCGCCCGGGGAGCCGGCACCGGCAGGCTCAGTGGCCGGCAGAGCGACGCTGGCAGCGGCGACAGGCTCCACGACGGCAGGGAGGAATATCGCATCGGCCGGCGCAGGTGGGATCGCGGGCGCGTCGCCGGGCTCAGCCGTCGAACGCCGCGCCGCGGCCTCCGCAGCCTCGCGCTCCGCAGCCTCGCGCTCCGCAGCCTCGCGCTCCGCAGCCTCCCGCTCCGCAGCCTCCCGCTCCGCAGCCTCTCGAGCGGCACGGGCTTCGGCGCGCGTCTGGGGCACCTCGGGGCGATCCTCAGTACTCATAAGGATCCCCTGGCTCATCGATCGCGACCACCGAGGTGGGGACGACGCGCAGCGATCCGTCGCTGTCGGCGGTGACCGTGCCGGTGACCTCGATCCACTGGCCCGTGGCGAACTCTCCGCTGCCGCTCTCACCGGCAGCCACGCTCACGGGCACGGCGGCCGGCTGGGCGTCGATCACGCAGTGCGTGATGATCATGCGGGTGAGGTTCACGGCATCCGCTTCGTCGCCTGGCGTGACGAACCCGGTCAGCGTGACGGTGGAACCGTCGTAGGCCTCTGGACGAGTGGCTGTGGCGAAGACGCTCGACCACTCCCCGACGCCGAAAGTCGTGGTGTCGGCGACGCCGAGGGTCGGGGTGTCCGCACCGGCGAAGAGGGTGCCGGCGGCATCCGCCCGCGACATCGCCAGCTCGACCGACAGCGATGCGGGCGGCAGCACGAGGGCCGCGACGACGACGCCGCTCGCGACGATCCCAGCCGAAATGGTGCCGGCGAGCTTGAGTGCGCGTCGAGGGGATGCCACGGCATCCGGATCAGCATCGTCAAGACCGTGATCATGCCCATGATCGACTTCAGCACCCAGCGGAAGAGTGCACGACCAGATCGCGCCGGCGAGCACGACGACTGCACCGGCGCATGCGAACCAGATCGACTCGGGGCTGATGTAGAGCGTCAGCTGCCCCGCGACTCCGAGACCGAGAGTCACGATCGAGATGACGACGGCGAGGCCGAGACCGAGCCAGCGCGATCCGAGTGCGCGCCAGCGGGTGCGAGACTGCTCAGCCAAAGACGTTCACCCCGATCCCGATCGCGAATGCGCTCATCACCACGACGGCGACGACGCCGACGAGGGTGCGCGTGGTGAAAGTCGTACGCAGCAGCGCGAGCATCTTGATGTCGACGAGCGGCCCGACCAGCAGGAACGCGATCAGCGCTCCCGATGAGAACGTCGAGGCGAACGACAGGGCGAAGAACGCGTCGACGTTCGAGCAGATCGCCACCGTCATCGCGAGCGCCATCATCGCGACGATCGAGAGCACCGGGTTCGATCCGATCGCGAGCAGCATGTCTCGGGGAACGAGCACCTGCACCGCCCCGGCGAGCGCGGAGCCGATCACGAGTGCGGGCATGACCGCGCGCAACTCGATCAGGAACTGCGTGAGACTGCGACGCGTGGGAGTGCCGTGCTCGTGCTGCACCCGCTCGCAGGTGGCGGTGAACTGCTGGGTGAGCAGAGCGTCGGGCGAGGGATGACGGCTGTAGATCCAGCCGATCAGGTTCGCGATCAGGTAGCCGCCGACGAGGCGGGCGACCAGGATGCCGCCGTCCCATCCGAAAGCCGCGTGAGTGGTGATGATGACGATCGGGTTCACGATCGGGGCGGCGATCAGGAAGGTCATCGCCTCTGCCGGCGCCAGCCCCCGCATCATCAGACCGCGTGCGAATGGCACGTTGCCGCACTCGCACACCGGGATCAGCATCCCGAGCAGCGACAGCACCGCTCGGCGGGCCCATCCGCGCGTCGGCAACCACCGCTGGATGGTATCCGGCGGCAGCCACACCTGCACGACGATCGACAGTACGACGCCGAGCACGACGAACGGCAGTGCCTCGATCAGCACGCTCAGCGCGAGGGTGAGGCCGTCCTGCGCGCGGCTCGGCAGCGACGCCTGGAACAGCGCCGGGGCGAACCTGTCGATCAGGAACAGCGCCGCGATGATGACGACGCCGATGACGACGCCGATCCATGGCGAGCGAGGAGCGCGCGAGTTGCGACCGGGCCCTGCAGCCGTCGACGCGCGCGGCGGACTGACGATGTTCACGCGGACGCGGATCCCTCAGCCGCTGCGCGCCTGTTCGCGCACGGGGTGCACAGTCCGAAGATGTCGACGACGTGCTCGGCCTCACTGAAGCCGTGCAGCGAGGCGGTGCGCTGCGCCCAGGCCTCGACATCCTTCGCCTCGATCTCGACGGTCAACCCGCATGATCGGCAGATCAGATGGTGGTGATGACCTTCGGTCGAGCAGGCGCGATACAGAGCCTCACCCTCC
The DNA window shown above is from Microbacterium murale and carries:
- a CDS encoding TIGR03943 family putative permease subunit → MAEQSRTRWRALGSRWLGLGLAVVISIVTLGLGVAGQLTLYISPESIWFACAGAVVVLAGAIWSCTLPLGAEVDHGHDHGLDDADPDAVASPRRALKLAGTISAGIVASGVVVAALVLPPASLSVELAMSRADAAGTLFAGADTPTLGVADTTTFGVGEWSSVFATATRPEAYDGSTVTLTGFVTPGDEADAVNLTRMIITHCVIDAQPAAVPVSVAAGESGSGEFATGQWIEVTGTVTADSDGSLRVVPTSVVAIDEPGDPYEY
- a CDS encoding permease, giving the protein MNIVSPPRASTAAGPGRNSRAPRSPWIGVVIGVVIIAALFLIDRFAPALFQASLPSRAQDGLTLALSVLIEALPFVVLGVVLSIVVQVWLPPDTIQRWLPTRGWARRAVLSLLGMLIPVCECGNVPFARGLMMRGLAPAEAMTFLIAAPIVNPIVIITTHAAFGWDGGILVARLVGGYLIANLIGWIYSRHPSPDALLTQQFTATCERVQHEHGTPTRRSLTQFLIELRAVMPALVIGSALAGAVQVLVPRDMLLAIGSNPVLSIVAMMALAMTVAICSNVDAFFALSFASTFSSGALIAFLLVGPLVDIKMLALLRTTFTTRTLVGVVAVVVMSAFAIGIGVNVFG
- a CDS encoding endonuclease domain-containing protein; translation: MNLIAELRERGGVARTRSLILAGVSPHVLRTLKASGEVRTVRNGWVALPDADRMKVAAAKRGVVLSCITVAARCGLWVPDSSQVHVAAASHSGRVDAGDAIVHWARPVLPRNPDECEDSLENALVLTATCRPFEEALVVWESALNKQLVDRAALARLPLPPAATMVLDAARPFADSGLETMVPHRLRWMKLPLTPQAWILDRPVDLLIGERLVLQIDGGHHVGAQRSSDIEHDARLKLRGYHVIRVSYHQVMNGWPRVQALIMDAVAQGLHLA
- a CDS encoding Fur family transcriptional regulator, encoding MVQRNTWQRERVREALADARGFVSAQTLHATLRDENTGIGLATVYRTLSGLATSGDADSLQSPEGEALYRACSTEGHHHHLICRSCGLTVEIEAKDVEAWAQRTASLHGFSEAEHVVDIFGLCTPCANRRAAAEGSASA
- the rpmG gene encoding 50S ribosomal protein L33, with translation MAKKSQDIRPIIKLRSTAGTGFTYVTKKNRRNTPDRLVLKKYDPVVRKHVEFREER
- the rpmB gene encoding 50S ribosomal protein L28; its protein translation is MAAVCQVTGAVPGFGHNISHSHRRTKRRFDPNVQKKTYFVPSLGRKVTLNVSAKGIKVIDVRGIENVVKDLKAKGVKL
- a CDS encoding DNA-3-methyladenine glycosylase: MTLRRATRGDLDALPLEVAPRLLGGELRTVVAGVGVRLRITEVEAYHGQGTGELADPGSHARMGRTARNATMWGEPGHLYVYLSHGIHSCVNVVCAPDGIAGGVLLRAGSVVEGTDAAIARSGRAGRDLARGPGRFGQVSGLRHPVHDGIDAITGAELHDVSAELWLAQPVERVATGPRVGVAGHAGTHAFPWRFWIEGDPSVSPFRWGRGAADAQAMLD
- a CDS encoding HU family DNA-binding protein, with translation MADKSITKTELVASIASATGQSQATVSGVLDALFGTVSDAVAKGSKVSIPGWISFEQVDTAARTGRNPQTGAEIKIPAGKRVKVTAGSKLKAAVK
- a CDS encoding cytochrome c oxidase assembly protein codes for the protein MTSPDLRTSRASAYRVAGLLILAVAAAVALVAALQFGGGAAPLLISDPGAFVRWGLPVARMVNNISAAVMIGSMVLALFALRAGEKPFETALDTASVGAAVFTVSSAVTAFLTFLGAFNVQLSLEQQFGEQLGRFLLTLPLGQAWLITTIMGALVTILAFAWRGWTSTLITAGIAAAALLPMANQGHSGELAGHVIAVNSILLHTVGAAVWLGGLILLVVLRGQKGTDQTALVRRYSSLAIAAFFVVAVSGIMRSTVGLGGWDGLWTPYGVIILAKVVLLGGMGLLGAWYRARLIPRLGGERASRWFWMLVLCEVALMGLASGAAAALARTPPPTGETAAILKTPAELLTDSPLPPEFTIDRWFTGWDIDILWAMGAALGLFFYLAGVWRMHRRGDRWPIYRTVFWTLGLLMLVWVTCGPINLYQDYLFSVHMLGHMMLTMAIPLLLVSGAPITLALRAIHKRDDGTRGGREWIMWAVHSPFSRIITHPFVAAGLFIGSLWAFYFTDLVRWSMYEHLGHEWMVIHFLITGYLFVMSLVGIDPVPYRLPYAGRLITLIAVMAMHAFFGIAIMMQEGLMVAEWFGSMGRTWGPTPMEDQYLGGGIAWSIGEIPTLIVAITVAIQWSRDDTKVQRRNDRHADRTGDAELEEYNAQLAALADRDARQKARES
- the rpsN gene encoding 30S ribosomal protein S14; its protein translation is MAKKSKIARNEQRKVIVERYAARRAELKKTLVDPAATDEAREAARLGLQKLPRNASPVRVRSRDAIDGRPRGMLTKFGISRVRFRDMAHRGELPGITKSSW